The genomic segment TCGAGCCGGCCAATCCCCAACCTGCGGACGAGTGCCGCAGGATCCTCCAGCGGCTGTTCGTCGACGATCAACGCTCGAACCATCTGGCCGATCCGATCGTTCCGTTCACCGACCACAGCACCCAGCTCAGGGCGCATGCCGGGGGGAAGGCCGGCCAACGCCTTCTGGAGTAGATCGTATGCGTCGCGATGCTCCTCTCCACCGAAGAGTTCCCGGTCGATTTCGAGTCCCTCGAGTCCGGGATGGTTCACGGCAAGAGCCCGAAGGAGTTGACGTTCCGCCTTTTCGATTCCGGACCGGCGAGCGGGTGGACGTTCCTTCACCGGTTTGCTCCGACCGCCGGCGAAAGCCTCCTCGACGGCCGAGAGGACCGGTGCAAACTCGGAGCCGGCCTTCCTCGCGAGAAAGCGGGCGTACTCGCGACGCACCAGTGAGTCGGGCTGTCGGGCGAGCAAGCCCACGATCGATCGGATCGCCCGTGCCCGTGCTTCCGGTTCATCCAGGTTGTACCCGGACAGTTCCCTTTCGATCCGAAACTGCAGCAGAGGCCTCGACTGCTCGATCGCCTCCCGCAGCTCGTCGACTCGCCCGTCCTGCACCATATCGGCAGGATCTCTTCCCTCGGGCATGATCGCGACGCGCACGTCGAGATCCAGCTGCACGGGGGTGCGCAGCTCGTCTCCGCGGATCGCGGCTCCGACACCCGCTTGATCGGCATCGAACGCGAGCACGACCCGGTCGGCGAAGCGGCGTAACACATCGAAGTGATCCTCACCGAGCGCCGTGCCACATGTTGCCACGGCCTGAGGGATCCCGGCCTGATGCATGCCCATCACGTCGGTGTATCCCTCGACGATTACCGAGAACCCGGAACGGCTGATGTCCCCCTTCGCCCAGTTGAGACCGTAGAGCAGCCTCGCCTTCCGATAGATCCGGGTCTCAGGGCTGTTCAGGTATTTCGGCCCCGTGCCTTCGAGGAGACGAGCTCCGAATCCGACCGGGTCGCCACGAAGATCGAAGATCGGGAACATCACCCGGTTCCGAAACCAGTCCCTGAGCCGTCCCTTGCTCGTCCGGGCTGCAAGGCCGGCGCCCACCATCACCTTCTCCGACACCTTGCGGTCGCGAAGGTGATCGATCAGGGCGCTCCATTGCTCCGGCGCATAGCCGATCTGGAACCGATCGATCACGTCACCGTCGTAGCCCCGGCCGCGAAGGTAGGCACGCGCCCGGCCTGCATCGACACCGCTTCGGAGACGCTCGTTGTAGAACGAAACGGCGATCCGAACGGCGTCGACCAGGGCCTCCCTCTCCCCTTTTCGACGTGCGGCCTGCGGATCACGATGCAGCGTGATACCGGCCTGTGCAGCCAGGTACTCGACTGCCTCGCTGAAGTCCAGACCCTGTGTCTCCTGCACGAACCGAAAGATGTCTCCGCCGGCGCCACAGCCAAAACAGTGATAGAGCCCTTGGGCGACGTCGATGGACAGCGACGGTGTCTTCTCCTGGTGAAACGGGCAGATCGCCTTGTAACTGCGACCGGTTCTCTTGACGGTGGTGACCGCTTCGAGCAGATCCACGATATTGACCGAGGATCTGACACGCTCGATGTCGGTACGCTGATAGGCCATCACGGCGAGTGTAAACCGGTGCCGTGCCGACGGGAACAGCGACGAACGCCCTCGACTCCGTACAATCGCCGGCATGCGCATCGCGTTTCTCAACCCGCAAGGGGATTTCGATCCACAGGATCGATACTGGACCCAGCACCCTGACTTCGGTGGCCAGTTGGCAGACGTGAAGCAGGTGACGAACGCGCTCGCCGCCCAAGGACATGACCTCGACATCCTTACTCGACGCATCGTCGATCCTCGGGTGGCCCAGCTTCGAAGGCGAGCAGGACGCCTACCCCCGGTGGCGCCCGGATCGTGCGACCCCACGGCGCAGGACCGAACGACCGGTTCGTGCGTAAAGAGGACCTTTGGTCTCTGCTCGGCTCGGACTGGGTACCCAGCATCCTCGCCTTCTGTGGTGTGGACCTCCCCGACGTGTTCGCGGCGCACTGTGGCGACGGGATCAGCTCCGTACACGTCCGCTCGAACACGGGGATTCCGTACACGTTCACGGCCCATTCGCTCGGAGCACAAGAACGCGACGGCCTGCTCGCCGCCGGCGAATCCGTCAACGAAGACTGCGACCACTTCGCACGGCACCTCGAGGCCGAGCGCGTCGCCATGAACGACGCCCGCGTCGTGATCACGTCGAACGACCAGGAACGATCTCTCCAATACGGTCATCCCGCTTACGACGGGGCCATCGACCCGAGCGACGACCGGCGTTTCGCCGTCGTGCCGCCGGGGGTCGACCAATCTGTGTTCTGCCCGGGGTCCGTCGACGAAACCGCTTCTCGACGGATTCGTGCTTTCCCGGAAAGAGATCCCGAAGCCTCTCGGACCGAACTCCCTGCCGTCGTTTCGTCGAGCAGGCTCGACCCGAAGAAGAATCATCGCGTTCTCGTCGATGCATTCGGTCACAATCGAGAGCTTCGATCTCATGCAAATCCGCTATTCATCGCGGGGGCGATCAAGGATCCGCTGCGCGACGACGGCTCCGCCTCGCCCGCCGGCCGCCCAGCGCGTCCTCCCCGACTTGCGTGAAGCGATCGCCTCCTACCGCCTCGGCGGAATCGTCTCGGGTTTCGCCATCAACGGCCGGCTCTCTCTCGCCACCGCGTACCGACTCTTCACCGCCCGAAAGTCGGTCTTCGCTCTCACGGCACTGTACGAGCCGTTCGGACTCGCGCCCCTCGAGGCAGCGTCGACCGGGCTCCCTGTCGTCGTGACTCGCAACGGTGGGCCCGTCGAGAGTTTGCGTGACGAACACACGCAGTATGGGATCTTGGTCGACCCGTCCGATCCCGACGACGTTGCGAGCGGTCTCCTCAGGGCACTCGACCAGCGGCACCACTTCGCCCGAGCGGGCCCTCGCGCATCCATCCGGTCCCACGGAGCCCAACCTGGCATGGTGCGGTCTCAGGAGCTGACGATCCTACGCTTCCGCTCGGTGAACAGATCCGCTACGCCGACGGCGAAGAGCGGGAGAAGCGGCCCCGCGAGCAAGCCCGCCTCTGTAACGGTTCTCAAGAGCACGAACACATAGGCCGTCACGACTCCGACGGAGATCCAACGTCCGAGCCGCGAGTGCCGCTCGGGGTCGAATCGCAGCGCGATGACACCCCCGGCCCCGTAGCCTGCCACCATTCCGGTCACCACATCACGGGCCACCGCCAGTACCGGAACGGCAACGACGATAGAGAGCAGCATCGCGACGACCGTGGCGGCCGCCGGACTCGGATGTTTCGAGCCGAAGGCCAGCACGAGGAACGCAAAGGGGACGGCCGCCAATCCGAGCGCCAGCAACCCGCCCGACTGTGTCTGGCCGTCGACCTTGCCGGAGAGGAACGCGAGCAGCATGGCCGCCGAGCTTCCGGCGGCGATCACCGTGGCGAACGTCAGCGCCAACCATGTGCGTCGAGCAGTGATCGGCTCGTCGGTCAACGATCAGCCTTTGACGGAGCCGGCGGTCAGGCCACGGACGAAGTACCGCTGCAGTGAGAAGAACACCGTCAGCGGGAGGATCATCGTGATGAACGCGCCCGAAGTCAGCAACTCCCACGCTTCACCGCGGGTGCCGTTCAACTCGGCCAGCGCCTGGGTGATCACCCGTACGTCCTGAGTGCCACCCAGGAAGACGAGGGCTACCAGGAAGTCGTTCCACACCCAGAGAAACTGGAAGATCGCAAACGACGCCAGGGCAGGCACCGACAGCGGAATGATCAGTCGCCAGAAGATCGTGAAGTGGTTCGCCCCGTCGATCTTGGCCGACTCGATCGTCGAAGACGGCAGCGAGCCGATGTAGTTCCGCAAGAGATACACCGCGAGGGGAAGCCCGAAGCCGGTGTGGGCGAGCCACACCGCCATATAGGTTCCGGTCAAACGCAGGTTCGGAAAGATCGTCACCCCCATGAAATGCCCACCGCGTGAGTACAGGCTGAGGATCGGGATCAGTGCCATCTGCAGCGGAACGACCATCAGACCGACCACCGCCACGAACAGCCACTGGCGGCCCTTGAAATCCATCCAGGCGAACGCGTACGCAGCGAACGCTGCGATCGTGATCGGAATCACCGTCGCCGGAATCGACACGGCCAGGCTGTTCAGGAAAGCGTTCCCGAAGCCCTCTGAGGCGAGAACGTCCTTGTAGTTCGCAAGGGTCCACTGGGCCTTGTCGAACAGGTGCGGCAGGACCGTCCACCATCCTGACGTCCGAACCAGATTCGGGTTGCGGAACGAGCTGATGAGCAGCCCGACCGTCGGTATCATCCACAGCAGCGTGATGATGATGATCGTCAGCTTGCTGGGCATGCGTTCGAAGAGTCGCCGGAAGAACCCGGGCGTACGGTTGAGGCGGGCCGTTGCCGTCGTCATCGGATCGCCTCCTCCGCCTTGAAGCGCTTCACGTTGAGCACCATGATCGGGATGACCGCCACGAAGAGCACGACCGCGATCGCGGCACCTTTGCCGTTGTCTCCGAACTTGAAGAACCAGCGGAGCATCCGCTCCGCGATCACCTCCGTGCCGTTCTGACCGTTCGTCATCACCCAGATGATGTCGAAGATCTTCATCGCATTGATGAACATCGTCGTGGTGACCACCACAATCGTCGACATGATCGATGGAACGATCACCCGCCAGAACACCTGGAACTCTCTCGCACCGTCGATGCGGGCAGCCTCGAGGATCTCATCGGGCACGGCCTTGATCCCCGCCGAGAGGATCACCATGGCAAACCCTGTCTGGAGCCACACCATGACCACCATGAGCAGGAGGTTGTTCCATGGCTGTTCCTGGAGCCACGGAATCGGCTGCTTCCCGGCGCTCACCATGATGCCGTTGAGCAGTCCGATCTGATTGCCGAAGCCTTCCGGTCGGAAGCTGTACACGAACCGCCAGACGATCGACGCGCCGACGAACGAAACGGCCATCGGCAGGAAGATCAGCGACTTGGCGACCGCTTCACCCCGGTGGAGACGGTCGACGAGTGTGGCGAATCCGAGACCCACCCCGACGGTGAACAAAGGAATGGCGATGACCCACCCGAAGGTGTTACGGATCGACCGCAGCATCGCCGGGTCGCTGAACACGAACTTGTAGTTGTCCAGACCCACGAATGTCGAGGACGTGGCATCTTTGAAGCTCAGTATCGTCGTATTGATCGCCGGGTACACCAAGAACACGGACAGAATGACCAGCGCCGGCCCGACGAACACGTACGGGCGAACCCGTTCTTGCACCCGGTCCGAAAACCGGCTCACTGCGAAATCCATCGCCCAGAACAGCAAGAAGATCCCGCCGACACCGACGATGATCGCCACGAGCGCGAGGACCAGCTTCGGGGCGTCGCTCTTCCGAAGGAACTGAAACGTCAGCCAGAGAAGAATGAACGCCACGATCGGCACCCCGAGTGACGCGACCAGTCGAAGAACGCCGACCCAGACCGATCGTGCGGCCCGTTCGGCGACAGACGCTTCGGGTTTCATCTCCACACTCAAACGCGCTCCTCCTGACGCTCGGCCTGACTATACAGAAAGGGAGGCGGCCGCATCGGCCGCCTCCCGAATCGTCAATACCCGTTCGTCCTACGAGGACGGCCAGGAATCGTCGATGTCCTTGAGGACTTTGTCGAGCGAGCTGGGCCCGCCCTGCATGTAGTCGATCATCCCGGTCCAGAACGAGCCGGAGCCCACGACCGAAGGCATCAGGTCGGAGGCGTCGAATCGAGCACCGTCGATCTTCAAGGCGGCCACGATGGCGCCGGCCGCCGTACCGGTGATGCTGTCCTTGTAGCAGTCAGGGCCAACGTTGACGTTCGGCGAGATACGCCCTGCGTCGGTTCCACCCTGAGCACACTGCACGTCCGTTGAGATGAAGTCGTTGAGGAACTCCCGCACCTCCGGGCGATCGGCGAAGACCGCACCGAGCTCACCGGCGATGAGCGCACCCTTCTTGCCCGGGTCGATATCCGGGAACGCGAACACGTTGTAGTCTTTGCCGGCGACGAGCGTGCGCCCGTCCGCTGCATCGAAGAACTGTGTGATGAACGACGCCTGCCGGTGCATGAAGCACGACGGCGGGCTGTTGAACATCGGGTCCGGCGCGTCACGGAAGTCGATCGCGGGGATCTGTTCCGCGCCACCCAGAACGTATCCGGGGGTGAACGTCACGTCGCCGAGCAGTTCGAAGGCCCGTTTGACCTCTGGGCTCTCGAAGGGCAGCTTGTGCGTGACCCACTGGTCATACAGATCGGGACCGGCGGTCCGAAGCATGATGTCTTCGATCCAGTCGGTGCCGGTCCAACCGGTTGCCGCATCCGATCCGAAGCCGATGCACCACGGTGTGTTGCCGTCGGCGACCATCTTGTTGCTGAGAGTGATCATCTCGTCCCACGTCTTCGGCACCGTGTACCCGGCGTCGGTGAATGCCGGCTCCGGATACCACACCAGACTTTTGAGGTTCGTGTTCGTCGGGAGTCCGTAGTGCTTTCCGTTGTACTCACCGAGTGACAACAGGTACTTCCCGAACGTCGCCTCGAGCGCCGACATGTCGAACCCGAGATCTTCGAGTGCGATCGCCTTGCCGGCCTTCGCCATCTCGATAACCGAGCCCGGCTGCGGATACAAGGCAATGTCGGGCGGATTCCCACCGTCGACACGAATCTTGATCTGCTCCTCGAAGCTGTCCGAACCCTCATACGTCGCCGTGTAGTCCTTGTCGGCATTGTTGATCTTGTCGTCGATCACCGACTGGACCGCCTGTGCTTCGGTACCGCTGAAGGCCCCGAAAACATTGACCTTCGCCTTCTCTGCGGTTCCTCCGCCCCCTCCGCAAGCAACCACGATCATGGCCATGATCGCGAGCACGACCAACCATCGCACTCTCTTCATAGTCTTGTCCTTCCCTCGACATGCGGCCTTGAGGCCGTCAGCATTTCATGCTACCCGCGAGGAAGTCCTCGCGCCTCTGGGACCGGGGCCCTCAGACTCCGAGACGGTCCCGAAGATGGACGATCAACTGATCGATCGAAACCCGATCCTGCTCCATCGTGTCGCGATCGCGCACCGTGACGGCACGATCTTCGAGCGAGTCGAAGTCGAACGTGATCGCGTACGGAGTGCCGATCTCGTCGTGGCGCCGGTACCTACGACCGATCGACTGTGTGACGTCGAGTTCCAGCATGAAATGAGGACGGAGCATGTCGGCAACCTTCTCCGCTTCCGCCACGAGGTGCGGCTTCTTGGACAGCGGAAGCACGGCGACCTGATACGGGGCCAGCCTCGCGTCCAACCGCAGGACCACCCGTTTCTCTCCCCGGACCTCTTCCTCGTGGTACGCGTCCATGAGAAACGCGAACGTGGTTCTGGTCGCACCCGCCGCCGGCTCGATGACGTAGGGAAAGAACCGTTCCCCGGACTCGTCATCGAAGTAGCTGAGGTCCTGGCCACTGGCCTCGGCGTGCGCGCGCAGGTCGAAGTCGGTCCGGTTGGCGATCCCCTCGAGTTCGTCCCAACCCCACGGGTAGCGGTACTCGATGTCCGAGCATGCCGCGGCGTAGTGCGCCAACTCGTCGTGACCGTGCGGCCGCAGGCGGATGTTCTCGTCGGCCATGCCGAGATCCAGATACCAGCGGTGACGCTCACGGGACCAGTACCGATACCATTCGTCCGCCTCTTCGGGTCGGCAGAAGAACTCCATCTCCATCTGTTCGAACTCGCGAGTCCGAAACACGAACTGCCCAGGGGTGATCTCGTTGCGGAACGTCTTGCCGACCTGGGCAATGCCGAAAGGAAGTTTCATCCGTGCCGTGCGGCGCACGTTCTCGTAGTTGATGAAGATTCCCTGCGCCGTCTCCGGGCGAAGGTACACGAGACCGGCATCGCTCTCCACCGGGCCCATGAACGTCTTGAACATCAGGTTGAACTGGCGTGGCTCACCAAACGTACCCCGCCGGCCGCAATGTGGACACAGATCCTGGTCTTCGAGCTTGTCCAACCGATAGCGGGTATGACAGCTCGAACATTCGACCAGCGGGTCCGTGAATGAAGTCTCATGTCCCGAGGCGGCCCAGACTTGGCGTGCCTGAAGAATCGCCGAGTCGAGTCCGACGATGTCTCCGCGTAGCTGCACCATCGAACGCCACCACTCGTCCTTGACGTTTCGCAGCACCTGGACGCCCAGCGGGCCGTAGTCGTAGGCGGAGCGCAGACCACCGTAGATCTCCGAGGAAGGAAACACGAAGCCCCGCCGCTTTGCGAGGTTGACGATGGTGTCGAGTGTGACGGGCATGATCGGCTGCGTCCTCTGGTCGTGGCGGGAACGGGAATGATAGGCGAGACAGAGTACCCGGTACCGAGTACTTGGCACAGGGTACCGGAAAGGGAAGCGAGTCCGGCTACGCGGTCCCGAAGCGGCGCTTGCGACGTTGATACTCGGCGATCGCTGCGACCAGGTCTTCCCTGGAGAAGTCGGGCCAGAGGACTTCTGGGAACACGAACTCGGCATAGGCCGCCTGCCACAGCAGGAAGTTCGACAGGCGCATCTCGCCCGAGGTCCTGATGACGAGATCCACATCCGGCATCTCCGGCACGTAGAGCTGTCCTGCGAACGTCGACGGATCGATCCGTTCGGGATTCAACTCGCCCTGCTGAACGAGCAGCGCAAGACGTCTGGCAGCCTCGGCGATCTCCACCCTGCCGCCATAGTTGAAGGCGAACACGAGGCACATGCCATCGTTCGTTGCCGTCATTGCCGAGGTCTCCGCCATTCGAGCCCGGTTGCGCTCAGGGATGCGAGGGTCGTCCAGATCGCCGGCGAAAAAAATGCGAATCCCCTGCGCGTCGAGTTCGTCGCGCCGCCGAAGCAGAAGGTCCTCGTTGAAGAACATGAGGAACTCCACCTCGTCCTTGGATCGGGACCAGTTCTCCGTCGAGAATGTGAAGGCGCTGAGCCAGTCCACACCGAGTTCCCGTGCCGACTCGATGGTGGCAAACAGCGATGCTTCCCCCGCAGCATGCCCTGCGGTACGCGGAAGAGCGCGCTGCTCGGCCCAACGTCCGTTGCCGTCGAGGATGAGTCCGATGTGAGTCGGGATCCGACTCGAGTCGAGGTTCGGTTCACTCATGCATCACCGCCAGGGAGGACAATCTCCGCTCCAGATGGTGTTCGAGGAATCTCCTCGTGATGCCGAGCGCTTCACCGCAGAAGGCGGAGTCCTCTGGAGGAAGCCTATCGAGATCCGAAGCGGCGAGGCCTGCCAGATAGTTGGTCAGGCCAGGGCGCAGCCGGATCGTCCCACTCGGCCGGCAGGAGGTGCACACGGCCCCGCCTGCCGAAAGGCTGAACCGAAGGGGAACATCTCCTCTTCCACAACCGGCACAATGATCGAGCGCTGGAGCGAACCCGATGACATCGCTGAGCTTCAACAAGAAAGAGGTCACGAGATCGGGCCTCTCACCGCGTCGATCGAGGACCCTGAGACCTCGCTGCAGCAGCAGGAAGAGTCGGAGTGAAGGGTCGTCCTCCGTCGCAACCGCGTCCACGACCTCGACCATCGTGCCGGCCGCCAGCACCCGATCCAGATCCGCCCGAACGTTTGGGAATGCTTCGATCACGGAGACCTGGGTGATCGTGTCCAGGTTACGCCCCTCGTACAGAATCAGGTCGACGTGCGTGAATGGCTCGAGACGGCCACCAAATCGACTCTTCGTCTTGCGGATTCCCTTTGCGACCGTCCTGAGCTTGCCGTTGTTGGGGCTCAGGATGACCACGACACGGTCCGCTTCCCCGAATGCGTAGCTGCGGAGCACGATCCCTTGGTCGCTGCGAAGACCCATGGGTGAGATGGTAATGGTCGGACTGCGGGCAGCCGGCAATCAGCCGGCGGCCCGATGCCACCAGGCGTCAAAACATTCCCGACAGAGGACGGCGCGACGACTACTGACGACTGAACACTGGCAACTGATCACTTTCCGAATCCGAATCGATCCAGCATCTGAGGTTTGCGCTGCCAGTTCTTCTCGACCCTGACGCGTAAATCGAGATAGACGCGTGCTCCGAACAGCCGTTCCAACTCCGTGCGGGCCTCAGATCCTGCGTCGCGGAGCAGAAGCCCACCCTTGCCGATGACGATGCCCTTCTGGGAAGTGCGCTCGACGATGATGCGGGCGTCGACGTACACCGAACCGTCGGGACGCTGCTCGATCTCGCGAACGTCGACGACGAGTGAATGAGGAAGCTCGTCTCGGAGGCGGGCAAGGAACTTCTCTCTGATCAACTCCCCGGCGAGAAAGGACTCCGGTTGATCGGTGACGGCATCCGCCGGGTAATAGCGCGGACCCTCGGGTAGGAGTTTGCCCAACTCACTCAGGATCGACTCCAAGCCCTCTCCGTGCAGCGCACTCACCGGCACGTATGCGGCGAATCCCCATGCTGCAGCCTCGGCCAGACGTTCAGGGATCTGACCTTTCCTTGCAGCGTCGGTCTTGTTGACAACGACGATCACGGGCGATCCCGCTTTCGCAAGTCGTTCCGCGATCAGGCGATCGCCAGGACCGACCGGGGCGGTCGCGTCGATGAGAAAAACGACCGCGTCCGCCTCGGCGAGTGTTCCGTAGACGAGCCGATTGAGTCGTTCACCCAGAGCGTTGCGAGGTTTGTGAAGGCCCGGGGTGTCGACCAGGACGGCTTGGAACTCGGGCTCTTCGGTCACGGTCACGACGCCGCGCACCACGTTGCGTGTCGTCTGCGGACGAGGAGACGTGATCACCACCTTGCTCCCGACGAGCGCATTGACCAGCGTCGACTTGCCGACATTCGGTCGTCCAACGACCGCCACGAACCCCGACTTCATGTGGTTGCCGAACGGGTCACACGAACCTGGATCACCCTCCGCCCCTGCACGCTGACCACGATAAAGCGGATGCCGTGTCCCTCGAAGGCCTCCCCCTCATATGGGACCCGACCGGCGAGGTCCAAGAGCAGGCCACCGACCGTATCCCACTCGTCGTGTGGCAACTCGACATCGAGTGCATCTTCCAGGTCTTCGACAGGGAAACGGCCGTCGACGAGATAGGTGCCGCCTTCCTCTTCGACGAAGAGGCGGTCCTCCGTGTCGTATTCGTCGATGATCTCCCCGACGAGTTCCTCCAGAAGATCCTCGATGGTCACGAGACCGGCCGTCCCCCCGAACTCGTCCACTACGATCGCCATGTGCTGCTGTCGAGTCTGCATGTCCCGCAGCAGGTCGGGGATACGTTTGGTCTCGGGCACGAAGTAGACCGGCCGCATGATGCGGGTCACGGGCTCCGGACCGCCGCCGCGATCCATGATGCCCAGTAGGTCTTTGGCGTACACGAAACCGACGATGTCATCAGGGCTCTCCCCCACGACGGGAATCCTCGAGAAACCGTCCTCGATCACGATGTCGAGCGCCTTGTCCGTCGTCTCCCCCCGGTCGATCGTCACCATGTCCGGCCGAGGAATCATCACCTCGCGTACGAGCGTGTCCGAGAACTCGAGGACAGAACTGATCAGCTTCAATTCCTCCTCCTCGTCCTCGTCGGGCACATCGCCCTCTTCCGGTTCCTCGATCAGCAGGTCGCCCGTGCGCCGTCCAAGCGCGGCCACCAAGAAGAGCAATCCTGAAAAACGGTACGCGAGCGAGCCGGGATGGCCTCGACCGTAGGCTCGTGGGAGGATGTCCCCCACGAGGAGGACGACGGCCACGAGAGCGGCGAGCGCGCCGAGGAGCGCCCACCCTGTCAGGACGGTCGTGAGCGCCCACGTTGCCGGAACCGCAGACACCACCAGGATTCCTGAATGAACCATCCCGATGGACGGTTGGAGCCTCACTCGATCCTCGAGGAGATCCGCGACGGTATCGGCACCCGCCACCGACGCCGCCCCATCTCTCATGGCGTCCGCACGCGGTGTCAGCATCAACGAGACCGCGCCGGCACGGACCACGCCGGCGAGCACCAGGAACAGCAGCGATGCAATGAAACCGAGGATCACGAGCGGCCCCCGCAGCAGACGTCTGGCGCGAGGCGTCCGACACGAAGAACGAAGGAGCGAGGGCCGATCATGGCCATCGCCTTCCGGCTTTTGTCAAGAGCGCTCGTTCGCGGGCTTCCATTCGTTCTGCGTCCTCGTCACTCGTGTGGTCATAGCCGAGCAGGTGAAGGATGCCATGCACGACCATGAGCGCCAGTTCATCTTCGAATGACACCCCCAACTGGTCCGCTTGTTGCCGTACATACCGCGGAGCGATCACGACGTCCCCCAGATTCAGCGGCGGATCTCCCGGACCGGGATCCGGATACTCCCCCGGAGAGAGATGTTCGAGGGGAAACGCCAGAACATCGGTCGGTCCACTCCGTTCCATGAAGCGCTCGTTGTACTCGGTCATCTGGTCGAGACCAACGAGCATCAGCGTCACGTCGGCTTGGTTCGGAAGGCCTTCTTCTTCGAGCACGGTCGCGGCAAGCCGCCGAAGCGGCTCGGCTTCCAAGGGATCGTCTTGTTCGTCGGTCAGAAAGACGTTCATGAGGTCGCCTCGGGCACCGATGCATCAGCGTCATCCGGGAACCCCGGGTACGGAATCCGTTGGTGGTAGTAGCCGACGAGCGAATCGACGAATGCGGCCTTGACCCTCGTGAGCTCACCAAGCGTGAGGTCACTCTCGCCCAACTGCCCATCGGCGACCTTCTCCCCGACGACCTGTTCGACAACCTCCTCGATGCGGTCCGGCGTCGGGTCCTCGTCGGAGAACACCGCCCTCGCCGCACTCTCCAGGGCATCGGCCATCATGAGGATCGCCATCTCCTTCGACTGGGGCTTGTGTCCGTAATGGCGATAGTCGTCCACGTCGACGTTGTCGACGCCATAACGTTCACACGCCTTGTGATAGAAGTACCGCATGATTCCGTCACCGTGATGTGAGACGATTCCGTCCGCCACCGCCGTCGGTATCCGATAACGTTTCGCCAACTCGACTCCCTTGGAGACGTGGTCGCGAATGATCGCGGCAGACTCCTCCGGCGGAAGACTGTCGTGCGGGTTGGAGATGCCGAACTGGTTCTCGATGAAGAACTGGGGATTCTGTGTCTTGCCGAGGTCGTGATAGTACGCGGCTGCCCTCGCGAGCAGGTTGTTGGCGCCGATCGCCCTGGCGGCCCTGTCGGCGAGCGTCCCGACCATCAACGAGTGGTTGAACGTGCCCCGGGCCTCCTCCTCCATCATCTGGAGTGCCGGATGGTTGCGATCGGTCAGGTCCAGCAGTCGAAGCGTCGTCGTCACGTCGAACATGATCTCGAGGAACGAAACGGCGGCCACACCGATCAGCCCGGATAGGAACAGGCCGTTTGCGAACCCGTACAATCCCGCTGCGATCGCACCGTCCCACCCGTTGAAGAACCATGCGATTCCTCCGGCCATGGGGAACATCACCAGCGCGGTGTACACGATCGCCTTGCGCAGGTCTCCTCTCGCGGAAATGGATGAGACGAA from the bacterium BMS3Abin02 genome contains:
- the msmE gene encoding multiple sugar-binding protein precursor; translation: MKRVRWLVVLAIMAMIVVACGGGGGTAEKAKVNVFGAFSGTEAQAVQSVIDDKINNADKDYTATYEGSDSFEEQIKIRVDGGNPPDIALYPQPGSVIEMAKAGKAIALEDLGFDMSALEATFGKYLLSLGEYNGKHYGLPTNTNLKSLVWYPEPAFTDAGYTVPKTWDEMITLSNKMVADGNTPWCIGFGSDAATGWTGTDWIEDIMLRTAGPDLYDQWVTHKLPFESPEVKRAFELLGDVTFTPGYVLGGAEQIPAIDFRDAPDPMFNSPPSCFMHRQASFITQFFDAADGRTLVAGKDYNVFAFPDIDPGKKGALIAGELGAVFADRPEVREFLNDFISTDVQCAQGGTDAGRISPNVNVGPDCYKDSITGTAAGAIVAALKIDGARFDASDLMPSVVGSGSFWTGMIDYMQGGPSSLDKVLKDIDDSWPSS
- the glyQS gene encoding glycine--tRNA ligase; this encodes MPVTLDTIVNLAKRRGFVFPSSEIYGGLRSAYDYGPLGVQVLRNVKDEWWRSMVQLRGDIVGLDSAILQARQVWAASGHETSFTDPLVECSSCHTRYRLDKLEDQDLCPHCGRRGTFGEPRQFNLMFKTFMGPVESDAGLVYLRPETAQGIFINYENVRRTARMKLPFGIAQVGKTFRNEITPGQFVFRTREFEQMEMEFFCRPEEADEWYRYWSRERHRWYLDLGMADENIRLRPHGHDELAHYAAACSDIEYRYPWGWDELEGIANRTDFDLRAHAEASGQDLSYFDDESGERFFPYVIEPAAGATRTTFAFLMDAYHEEEVRGEKRVVLRLDARLAPYQVAVLPLSKKPHLVAEAEKVADMLRPHFMLELDVTQSIGRRYRRHDEIGTPYAITFDFDSLEDRAVTVRDRDTMEQDRVSIDQLIVHLRDRLGV
- a CDS encoding trans,polycis-polyprenyl diphosphate synthase; the encoded protein is MSEPNLDSSRIPTHIGLILDGNGRWAEQRALPRTAGHAAGEASLFATIESARELGVDWLSAFTFSTENWSRSKDEVEFLMFFNEDLLLRRRDELDAQGIRIFFAGDLDDPRIPERNRARMAETSAMTATNDGMCLVFAFNYGGRVEIAEAARRLALLVQQGELNPERIDPSTFAGQLYVPEMPDVDLVIRTSGEMRLSNFLLWQAAYAEFVFPEVLWPDFSREDLVAAIAEYQRRKRRFGTA
- the recO gene encoding DNA repair protein RecO; amino-acid sequence: MGLRSDQGIVLRSYAFGEADRVVVILSPNNGKLRTVAKGIRKTKSRFGGRLEPFTHVDLILYEGRNLDTITQVSVIEAFPNVRADLDRVLAAGTMVEVVDAVATEDDPSLRLFLLLQRGLRVLDRRGERPDLVTSFLLKLSDVIGFAPALDHCAGCGRGDVPLRFSLSAGGAVCTSCRPSGTIRLRPGLTNYLAGLAASDLDRLPPEDSAFCGEALGITRRFLEHHLERRLSSLAVMHE
- the era_1 gene encoding GTPase Era, producing the protein MKSGFVAVVGRPNVGKSTLVNALVGSKVVITSPRPQTTRNVVRGVVTVTEEPEFQAVLVDTPGLHKPRNALGERLNRLVYGTLAEADAVVFLIDATAPVGPGDRLIAERLAKAGSPVIVVVNKTDAARKGQIPERLAEAAAWGFAAYVPVSALHGEGLESILSELGKLLPEGPRYYPADAVTDQPESFLAGELIREKFLARLRDELPHSLVVDVREIEQRPDGSVYVDARIIVERTSQKGIVIGKGGLLLRDAGSEARTELERLFGARVYLDLRVRVEKNWQRKPQMLDRFGFGK
- the corC_1 gene encoding magnesium and cobalt efflux protein CorC, whose amino-acid sequence is MILGFIASLLFLVLAGVVRAGAVSLMLTPRADAMRDGAASVAGADTVADLLEDRVRLQPSIGMVHSGILVVSAVPATWALTTVLTGWALLGALAALVAVVLLVGDILPRAYGRGHPGSLAYRFSGLLFLVAALGRRTGDLLIEEPEEGDVPDEDEEEELKLISSVLEFSDTLVREVMIPRPDMVTIDRGETTDKALDIVIEDGFSRIPVVGESPDDIVGFVYAKDLLGIMDRGGGPEPVTRIMRPVYFVPETKRIPDLLRDMQTRQQHMAIVVDEFGGTAGLVTIEDLLEELVGEIIDEYDTEDRLFVEEEGGTYLVDGRFPVEDLEDALDVELPHDEWDTVGGLLLDLAGRVPYEGEAFEGHGIRFIVVSVQGRRVIQVRVTRSATT